From Novipirellula galeiformis, the proteins below share one genomic window:
- a CDS encoding outer membrane protein assembly factor BamB family protein, whose amino-acid sequence MRKLSLFCHHWVAASLFSLGLAGIGLMNLAMETTCMAEELWPQWRGGSQNGVAAGEHFPTQWSETSGVDWKVKLPGLGGSTPVIVGSSAFLTYGSAEHNHLAALDLNTGETRWSVALGADRGGKHRKGSGSNPSPVTDGKHVYAYYRSGDLACVDLQGNVKWQLNLQDKFGEDTLWWDLGTSPLLTEQAVVVAVMQSGPSYLVAFDKTSGDKLWQSDRALDAPEESAQSYTTPLNVTVDGKPMIAVMGADHLTLHTRDNGKQVGVLGGFNPDAEKYFRSISSPVAAGEIIVCPYARGATLTGVNMRLLAEGKEATVWFRDDIGSDVPTPAALGNNVYVVGDGKSDRGQISCLDIQTGKTKWQVQLPKSRHGFTSSPLVAGNHLYVTQEDAVTFVIGPLDAEEPSLVATNELDDNTPFTVASPVPVGDSLLIRTREHLYRVSAAKAK is encoded by the coding sequence ATGCGAAAGCTTTCTCTGTTCTGTCATCATTGGGTGGCCGCGTCCCTGTTTTCACTGGGGCTCGCCGGCATCGGATTGATGAACCTTGCCATGGAAACCACCTGCATGGCCGAAGAACTGTGGCCACAATGGCGAGGAGGTTCCCAAAATGGCGTCGCCGCCGGCGAGCACTTCCCCACCCAGTGGAGCGAAACGTCCGGCGTGGATTGGAAAGTCAAACTGCCTGGTTTGGGTGGCAGCACTCCAGTCATCGTCGGGTCCAGCGCCTTTTTGACTTACGGATCCGCAGAACACAATCATCTTGCCGCCCTCGATCTGAACACAGGCGAAACCCGATGGAGCGTCGCTTTGGGAGCCGATCGCGGCGGCAAACATCGAAAGGGTAGCGGCAGCAATCCATCGCCCGTCACCGATGGCAAACATGTCTACGCCTATTACCGCAGTGGCGACTTGGCCTGTGTTGATCTGCAAGGCAACGTAAAGTGGCAACTCAACCTGCAAGATAAATTTGGCGAAGACACATTGTGGTGGGACCTGGGAACATCCCCGCTGCTGACCGAGCAAGCGGTGGTTGTTGCCGTCATGCAAAGCGGGCCAAGCTACCTGGTCGCCTTTGACAAAACATCCGGTGACAAGCTTTGGCAATCCGATCGCGCGCTCGATGCCCCCGAAGAATCGGCCCAGAGTTACACCACGCCGCTAAATGTCACCGTCGACGGCAAGCCGATGATCGCCGTCATGGGCGCCGATCACTTGACGCTCCACACACGCGACAACGGTAAACAAGTCGGCGTGCTTGGAGGATTTAATCCTGACGCCGAAAAATACTTTCGCTCAATCTCCTCGCCTGTGGCTGCTGGCGAAATCATCGTTTGTCCCTACGCACGCGGAGCCACATTGACCGGTGTGAATATGCGATTGCTTGCCGAAGGCAAGGAGGCGACCGTTTGGTTCCGCGACGATATCGGCAGCGACGTCCCCACGCCGGCCGCCCTCGGCAACAACGTCTATGTCGTGGGGGATGGGAAATCCGATCGCGGCCAAATCAGTTGCCTCGATATCCAAACAGGCAAAACCAAATGGCAAGTCCAGCTTCCCAAGTCGCGTCATGGCTTTACCAGCTCGCCCCTCGTCGCGGGTAACCATTTGTACGTTACTCAAGAGGACGCAGTGACATTTGTGATCGGCCCCTTGGATGCGGAGGAACCCTCGCTCGTCGCCACCAACGAACTCGATGACAACACTCCCTTCACCGTCGCCAGCCCCGTTCCCGTAGGCGATTCACTCTTGATCCGCACTCGCGAACACCTGTATCGCGTCTCCGCTGCGAAAGCCAAGTAA
- a CDS encoding PAS domain-containing sensor histidine kinase codes for MSELLSESLLRKILFERSWDAVILFNSQGILESNEAAAAMLRMPDTESLVGRQPDEFLCDYQTEGSSLREKRLRIEALLRQKENHRFDWLCRRADGDEFACEISLTSVKLSSGEGFVGVFRELTERTIERAKLHRVQSRLNHALNGGNVGLWDWDLGTDEVFYSDQWHRQLGEVPGTLSQYVDWESRVHLDDLPGAIQRVQDLFASPRIEYESSFRMRHASGEFRWILARGKVYRDTAGQPTRLLGVHLDVTDQKQHEQRLSKELHLSEVMLQTLESTLKITSLEELCTTVCKQARRLLGAEIAGIDLCHSLNQKLEVHGRSYSSKYQDAMPSEAVPSTAPEQWKRPQAASPVPDDIASCELFRNLDHEGVLLTPQQLQTHPLGAALVQRTPHRPGLRGLLACALYDGDERTLGAIWLSDKEEADFDPGDQAVFRQLAYVVSILIVRLHAEQELRDQKELLDESNEELEQFAYVASHDLQQPLRAISNYAEFIEEDFGEVLGDEGRRFLRLQVAAAKRMKKLIDDLLQYSRVSRDEAFFSEVDFQEVVEEAIRRLEVAIAETGAVIRCEALPVVRGIESRLCQLMQNLIGNAIKYKAADRNPVITISATEQSEHWLFTVEDNGVGIDAKFYTEVFQVFRRLHDGGNIEGTGIGLALCKRIVQRHGGGIWVQAAAQEGSQFCFQILK; via the coding sequence ATGAGTGAACTGCTGTCGGAGTCGTTGCTGCGTAAGATCTTGTTTGAACGGTCTTGGGATGCAGTCATCCTGTTTAACTCACAAGGGATCTTGGAGAGCAACGAGGCTGCAGCGGCAATGCTGCGAATGCCCGACACGGAATCGCTGGTCGGTCGCCAACCCGACGAGTTTTTATGCGACTATCAAACCGAAGGATCGTCGTTACGAGAAAAGCGTTTGCGGATCGAAGCGTTGCTTCGACAAAAGGAAAACCATCGCTTTGATTGGCTTTGTCGCCGCGCCGATGGCGACGAATTCGCCTGCGAGATTTCGTTGACCTCGGTTAAGTTGAGTAGCGGCGAAGGGTTCGTGGGCGTGTTCCGTGAACTGACCGAACGAACCATCGAGCGAGCCAAGTTACACCGCGTTCAGTCGCGTTTGAATCACGCCCTCAACGGTGGCAACGTGGGGCTTTGGGATTGGGATCTTGGTACCGACGAAGTCTTTTATTCGGACCAATGGCATCGGCAACTTGGCGAAGTTCCTGGCACGTTGTCGCAATACGTTGATTGGGAATCACGAGTCCATCTCGACGATTTGCCGGGAGCGATCCAGCGGGTCCAAGATCTGTTCGCCAGTCCACGCATTGAATACGAGTCTTCCTTTCGCATGAGGCATGCGTCCGGCGAGTTTCGCTGGATCTTGGCTCGCGGGAAAGTGTACCGCGATACTGCGGGGCAACCGACTCGGTTGCTCGGAGTTCATCTCGATGTAACGGACCAGAAGCAGCACGAGCAACGACTCAGCAAGGAATTGCATCTTAGCGAAGTGATGCTGCAAACGCTCGAGTCCACGCTGAAGATCACATCGTTGGAAGAACTCTGTACGACGGTTTGCAAGCAGGCTCGGCGTTTGTTGGGAGCTGAGATTGCGGGCATCGATTTGTGCCATTCGCTCAACCAAAAACTCGAAGTGCATGGACGCTCGTATTCGTCGAAGTATCAAGACGCCATGCCCTCGGAAGCCGTGCCGTCCACGGCGCCAGAGCAATGGAAACGACCGCAGGCTGCAAGCCCGGTTCCCGACGACATCGCTTCGTGTGAACTTTTTCGCAACCTGGATCACGAGGGGGTGCTGTTGACCCCGCAGCAACTGCAAACGCATCCGCTGGGGGCGGCATTGGTACAGCGGACGCCGCATCGTCCTGGGCTGCGTGGTTTGTTGGCGTGCGCGCTTTATGATGGTGACGAACGGACGCTCGGCGCGATTTGGCTTTCCGACAAAGAGGAGGCAGACTTTGATCCGGGTGATCAAGCGGTGTTTCGTCAATTAGCCTATGTCGTCTCGATTTTGATCGTGCGTTTGCATGCCGAACAGGAATTGCGGGATCAAAAGGAGTTGCTCGATGAGAGTAACGAAGAATTGGAGCAGTTTGCCTATGTGGCCTCCCATGATCTTCAGCAACCGTTGCGTGCGATTTCCAACTATGCCGAGTTCATCGAGGAAGACTTTGGCGAAGTCTTAGGGGACGAAGGCAGACGGTTCCTGCGACTGCAAGTCGCGGCAGCGAAACGGATGAAGAAGTTGATCGATGATTTGCTTCAGTATTCGCGCGTCAGTCGTGATGAGGCGTTTTTCAGCGAGGTTGATTTTCAGGAGGTCGTGGAGGAAGCCATTCGTCGTTTGGAAGTGGCGATTGCTGAAACCGGAGCGGTCATTCGTTGTGAAGCCTTGCCGGTCGTTCGTGGGATCGAATCGCGTTTATGTCAATTGATGCAAAATTTGATCGGGAACGCGATCAAGTACAAAGCGGCCGACCGCAATCCGGTGATTACGATCTCCGCAACGGAGCAATCCGAACATTGGTTGTTTACGGTCGAAGACAATGGCGTCGGGATCGATGCCAAATTTTATACCGAAGTCTTTCAAGTTTTTCGTCGTCTTCACGATGGCGGGAACATCGAAGGCACCGGCATCGGTTTGGCACTTTGCAAACGAATCGTCCAACGGCATGGTGGCGGCATTTGGGTGCAAGCGGCTGCTCAGGAAGGGAGCCAGTTTTGTTTTCAAATTTTAAAGTAA